The Grimontia kaedaensis genome has a window encoding:
- a CDS encoding BCCT family transporter, producing MTFTSLFKAEKLVSTLTISFFALFLLAAMIDMSLFSKTINNMFGFAAEEFGAFWQWLMVANLALALVIACSPYGKMKLGHQSKPDISAFRWISMIMCTLLAGGGVFWSAAEPVYHFLSPSPSYSGVEQHTEAAATAALSQSFLHWGFLAWAVLGTLATIVLMHAHYEKGLKLRPRALLYPLFGERFEKHWFGALVDACSIVGVAAGTIGPIGFLASQLGFSIEALFGIENTMSTQVMILMAVVAIYSLSAFTGMDKGLQWLSKLNVLGALALLLFVLALGPTSFIFGSFVTAFGSYLEHFSSMSLDTEKAAWMTNWTWFFWGWFIGFAPMMAIFIAKISRGRSIRVLILAVAVGSPIVTNFWFTALGGTGIFFELTNPGAISGAIESTGLPGVLIATLQQLPLQFILVPAFLILTTTFVATTGDSMAYSIAVVTSEDAKPSKYQRLFWAVMLGVVAAVLLTAGNGGLAALQSFIVITAVPVSLLIATTLISAPVALKSMSATNARIHEALA from the coding sequence ATGACTTTTACTTCTCTATTTAAAGCTGAAAAGCTGGTATCGACTTTAACCATTAGCTTTTTTGCTCTGTTCCTTTTAGCGGCGATGATAGACATGTCGCTTTTCTCCAAGACTATCAACAATATGTTTGGTTTCGCAGCTGAAGAGTTTGGCGCATTCTGGCAATGGTTGATGGTAGCGAATCTCGCATTGGCGCTCGTCATTGCTTGTTCCCCTTATGGAAAGATGAAGCTCGGTCACCAAAGTAAACCGGATATCAGCGCGTTTCGTTGGATCTCGATGATCATGTGTACCTTATTGGCTGGTGGTGGCGTATTTTGGTCGGCTGCTGAACCTGTGTATCACTTCCTTTCACCTTCTCCTTCCTATTCTGGCGTTGAACAGCACACTGAAGCCGCAGCGACTGCTGCGTTGAGTCAGAGCTTTCTTCATTGGGGATTTCTTGCTTGGGCTGTGTTGGGCACCCTAGCGACAATTGTTCTCATGCATGCCCACTATGAAAAGGGACTGAAGCTAAGACCCCGTGCATTGCTTTATCCTTTATTTGGTGAGCGTTTTGAAAAGCATTGGTTTGGTGCGTTAGTAGATGCTTGTTCTATTGTCGGTGTGGCAGCGGGTACGATCGGTCCAATCGGGTTTTTGGCTAGCCAACTGGGTTTCAGCATTGAAGCTTTATTTGGCATCGAAAACACCATGAGCACACAAGTGATGATTCTTATGGCGGTTGTAGCCATTTACTCGCTGTCTGCTTTTACCGGAATGGATAAGGGGCTTCAGTGGCTTTCTAAACTCAATGTACTTGGCGCCTTGGCATTGCTTCTATTTGTATTAGCATTGGGGCCGACGTCTTTCATCTTCGGTTCTTTTGTCACCGCATTTGGTAGTTATCTAGAGCACTTTTCTTCGATGAGTCTGGATACTGAAAAAGCAGCTTGGATGACCAACTGGACGTGGTTTTTTTGGGGATGGTTCATTGGCTTCGCGCCTATGATGGCGATTTTCATTGCGAAGATCTCTCGTGGCAGGAGTATTCGCGTGTTGATCCTTGCTGTGGCAGTTGGGTCTCCAATCGTGACCAACTTCTGGTTTACTGCACTGGGCGGTACGGGCATCTTCTTTGAGCTGACCAATCCGGGCGCGATATCCGGCGCAATAGAAAGCACGGGTTTACCCGGTGTATTGATTGCGACGCTTCAGCAACTTCCACTTCAGTTTATATTGGTGCCTGCTTTCCTGATCCTAACTACTACCTTTGTGGCGACAACGGGTGATTCCATGGCGTATTCCATTGCTGTCGTCACGTCCGAAGATGCGAAACCATCGAAGTATCAGCGACTGTTTTGGGCAGTGATGTTGGGTGTGGTTGCAGCCGTATTGCTAACTGCTGGAAACGGTGGCTTGGCGGCGTTGCAGTCATTTATCGTGATTACAGCAGTGCCAGTTTCGTTGTTGATAGCCACGACGCTGATTTCTGCGCCAGTGGCTTTGAAAAGTATGTCTGCGACTAACGCGCGGATTCATGAGGCGTTAGCCTGA
- a CDS encoding XdhC family protein, producing MANHLHYLLNEWYPEKDNAEWVLGTIYETEGPCYRKAGAMMLFGSLGQQLGMLSGGCLESDIQRHAKKVMMTGEACTLTYDSQDEDDLSFQLGIGCGGTVHIMLQPIHAGNGYLSLDVIHAQLEQRRSGFYYQRIGSKSVAEIEANYIPSEKIHQLKADKNTIGERLDEGGQRWLKTFIQPPTHLLVCGGGFDARPIVSLAHQLGWRVTLWDPRPANARRDYFRTAHHILREEAETLGYFCNEKHVDAAVVMTHSVSLDASVLKSLTDTRLRYLALLGPTHRKEDVLQTAELQESQLPCKLAGPAGLQLGAALPEGIGLSILSECMAALNDSNAKSFSGIV from the coding sequence ATGGCAAACCACCTACATTACTTGCTGAACGAGTGGTATCCGGAGAAAGACAATGCCGAGTGGGTACTCGGCACGATTTATGAAACGGAAGGACCTTGTTATCGAAAAGCCGGTGCAATGATGCTTTTCGGTAGTTTGGGTCAACAACTCGGTATGCTTAGCGGAGGATGTCTGGAATCAGACATCCAACGTCATGCAAAAAAGGTGATGATGACAGGTGAAGCCTGCACGTTAACTTACGACAGCCAAGATGAAGATGATTTGTCTTTCCAACTTGGTATTGGCTGTGGCGGCACCGTTCATATCATGCTGCAGCCAATCCACGCGGGTAACGGCTACTTAAGCCTCGATGTTATTCATGCGCAGTTGGAACAGAGAAGATCTGGCTTCTACTATCAGCGTATCGGTAGTAAGAGCGTCGCTGAAATAGAAGCGAACTATATCCCCTCAGAAAAGATTCACCAGCTAAAGGCTGATAAAAACACCATTGGCGAACGACTTGATGAAGGCGGTCAGCGCTGGCTGAAAACCTTCATTCAACCCCCTACTCACCTTCTCGTTTGTGGTGGAGGGTTTGATGCTAGGCCTATAGTTTCCCTTGCTCATCAATTAGGTTGGCGCGTTACGCTTTGGGACCCCCGCCCTGCAAATGCAAGACGCGATTACTTTCGAACCGCGCATCACATCCTGCGAGAAGAAGCAGAGACCTTGGGGTATTTCTGCAACGAAAAGCATGTCGATGCTGCCGTAGTGATGACGCACAGTGTTTCTCTCGACGCCTCCGTATTGAAATCGCTCACGGATACGCGTTTACGTTATCTTGCCCTACTTGGCCCAACACATAGAAAAGAAGATGTTCTGCAAACCGCAGAGTTACAGGAATCACAATTACCGTGCAAACTTGCAGGACCAGCAGGGTTGCAACTGGGTGCAGCATTGCCAGAAGGGATTGGACTTTCTATTCTGTCAGAATGTATGGCGGCTCTTAACGATTCAAACGCCAAATCTTTCAGTGGAATAGTATAA
- a CDS encoding xanthine dehydrogenase family protein molybdopterin-binding subunit, whose protein sequence is MRDFLNGYQPEAAFLKNTKQVGTSRRNFIKLMSTAGAGLTLGVHLPSVAAGASETAGKPFEPNAFVRVGSDDTVTIVIKHLDMGQGVTTGLATIAADELDADWSKVYTEAAPANANEYNNLLFGPVQGTGGSTAIANSFMQLRMAGAKAKTMLVNAAAKVWEVPASEITANKSTLSHSRTGKSATYGEMAELAALKSVPADDQVVLKTPEQFTIIGKIGTSRKDKGKSNGTATFTQDVQLDGMLTALVAHPPAFGATVVSFDATAAKQSPGVVDVVQIPTGIAVIAKDFWSAKTGRDKLSIEWDRSAFTKNTEQLKTEYTALAQTPGLTARNDGEASKVLESADNVVEATYYFPYLSHSPMEPMNCVVLAGDGKAELWYGAQIQTIDQFAVATVLGIKPENVTINTLFAGGSFGRRANPQADYVVEATMIAKTQPGVPVKLVWTREDDMRAGYYRPMYIHKIRGAVDDEGNITAWEQRIVGQSIAAGTAFEDFMVKDGVDSSSVEGASTLPYAIPNLAVELHTVQQPVPVLWWRSVGHTHTAFSTEAFLDELAHKAGKDPVEMRRGLLKNHPRHLGVLNLAVEKSDWGKPLPKGKGRGVAVHESFRTFVAQVVDVTVENGQITVDKVVCAVDCGVAINPDIIKTQMQGGIGFGLSPALVSEITLQDGATVQSNFHDYLVLREMQMPDIEVHIVPSAEAPTGVGEPGTPPIAPAVANAVFAATGQRLHDLPMKLS, encoded by the coding sequence ATGCGTGATTTTCTGAACGGTTATCAGCCCGAAGCGGCTTTCCTAAAAAATACTAAACAGGTGGGAACCAGCCGCCGTAACTTCATTAAACTCATGTCGACAGCCGGTGCGGGATTAACCTTAGGCGTTCACCTCCCTTCTGTTGCAGCCGGTGCCAGTGAAACAGCAGGCAAGCCTTTTGAACCCAACGCTTTTGTGCGCGTCGGTTCAGATGACACAGTCACCATCGTGATTAAACACTTGGACATGGGCCAAGGAGTGACTACGGGCTTAGCAACCATTGCCGCTGACGAACTCGATGCAGATTGGAGCAAAGTTTATACAGAGGCTGCTCCTGCAAACGCCAATGAATATAACAACCTACTGTTTGGCCCAGTGCAAGGTACAGGCGGCAGTACTGCTATTGCAAACTCCTTCATGCAGCTCCGCATGGCAGGCGCAAAAGCCAAAACTATGTTGGTGAACGCTGCCGCTAAAGTGTGGGAAGTCCCCGCTTCAGAAATCACGGCAAACAAAAGCACTCTCTCTCATTCTCGTACTGGCAAGTCAGCAACTTATGGTGAGATGGCCGAGCTAGCAGCACTGAAATCAGTTCCTGCCGATGATCAAGTGGTCTTAAAAACGCCCGAGCAATTCACCATCATCGGTAAAATAGGAACCTCCCGAAAAGATAAAGGCAAAAGCAACGGCACAGCGACATTCACACAGGACGTACAACTGGACGGCATGCTGACCGCGTTAGTCGCTCATCCACCGGCATTTGGTGCAACAGTCGTTTCGTTTGATGCCACTGCAGCCAAGCAATCTCCCGGAGTTGTCGATGTTGTGCAGATCCCGACAGGTATTGCGGTGATTGCAAAAGATTTCTGGAGTGCAAAAACGGGACGCGACAAATTGTCGATCGAATGGGATCGCTCTGCGTTCACCAAGAACACTGAACAGCTCAAAACTGAATACACAGCACTTGCCCAAACGCCCGGCCTTACGGCCCGCAACGATGGCGAAGCCAGTAAAGTGCTCGAAAGCGCCGACAATGTTGTCGAAGCCACTTACTATTTCCCTTATCTTTCCCATTCACCAATGGAACCTATGAACTGTGTGGTTCTGGCAGGCGATGGTAAAGCTGAACTTTGGTATGGCGCCCAGATTCAAACCATCGATCAGTTTGCCGTAGCTACCGTCCTTGGTATCAAGCCGGAGAATGTGACCATCAACACCTTGTTTGCTGGGGGTAGCTTCGGACGTCGAGCCAACCCACAAGCAGATTACGTTGTTGAAGCGACAATGATTGCCAAAACGCAGCCGGGTGTGCCAGTAAAATTGGTATGGACGCGTGAAGATGACATGCGCGCGGGTTATTACCGCCCAATGTACATTCACAAAATCCGTGGTGCCGTCGACGATGAAGGCAACATCACTGCATGGGAACAACGTATTGTTGGGCAATCGATCGCAGCAGGTACCGCATTTGAGGACTTCATGGTGAAAGATGGCGTTGATTCATCTTCTGTTGAAGGCGCTTCCACTCTGCCTTATGCCATTCCCAACTTAGCCGTTGAACTGCATACCGTTCAGCAACCTGTTCCTGTTTTGTGGTGGCGCTCAGTGGGTCATACCCACACCGCGTTTTCAACGGAAGCCTTCCTGGATGAACTGGCACACAAAGCTGGTAAAGACCCTGTTGAAATGCGACGAGGTCTGCTCAAAAACCATCCTCGACATCTTGGTGTTCTGAATCTGGCCGTTGAAAAGTCAGACTGGGGCAAACCACTACCGAAAGGTAAAGGACGCGGCGTTGCGGTTCATGAGTCGTTCCGCACCTTTGTTGCTCAGGTTGTCGACGTCACCGTAGAAAATGGCCAAATCACTGTCGACAAGGTCGTTTGTGCCGTTGATTGTGGTGTTGCTATCAACCCGGACATCATTAAAACCCAGATGCAAGGCGGTATTGGTTTTGGTCTGTCACCTGCGCTTGTCAGCGAAATAACACTGCAGGATGGCGCCACGGTTCAGTCAAATTTCCATGACTATCTGGTGCTAAGGGAAATGCAGATGCCAGACATTGAGGTACACATTGTGCCATCTGCCGAAGCACCAACCGGTGTTGGTGAACCCGGTACACCACCGATCGCGCCCGCTGTCGCAAACGCCGTGTTTGCTGCAACAGGCCAGCGATTACACGATCTGCCAATGAAGCTGTCTTAA
- a CDS encoding nucleotidyltransferase family protein translates to MIKLAAVILAAGRASRFRECKALAEINGSPLISFPINAAVPVTQDIFITTGFWHKELEDACKDNNWPAEILHIDCWREGIGSVISSVTEKLENDYDAILFMLADQPAVSSDNVELLWKVFIEHVNDAVCCQYHDTVGVPAIASKTMFEELKTLKGDAGAKHLLNNGRYVVNVVAIDQCNIDIDTQEDLENYVHYLNHMASLW, encoded by the coding sequence ATGATAAAACTTGCCGCAGTGATCCTCGCTGCTGGCCGCGCTTCACGTTTTCGCGAATGCAAAGCGCTGGCTGAAATCAATGGCTCTCCGCTCATCAGCTTCCCCATCAACGCAGCAGTTCCTGTTACTCAGGACATATTCATCACAACAGGGTTTTGGCATAAGGAACTGGAAGATGCCTGCAAAGACAATAATTGGCCAGCAGAAATCTTACATATCGACTGCTGGAGAGAAGGGATTGGCAGCGTTATATCTTCGGTGACCGAGAAGCTTGAGAATGACTATGATGCCATTTTATTTATGCTTGCTGATCAACCTGCAGTAAGTAGTGACAATGTCGAACTACTTTGGAAAGTATTTATTGAACACGTTAACGATGCAGTTTGTTGCCAATATCACGATACAGTGGGTGTACCAGCGATTGCATCGAAAACCATGTTTGAAGAGCTTAAAACGTTGAAAGGTGATGCAGGCGCTAAGCACCTGCTTAACAATGGCAGATATGTGGTCAATGTGGTTGCTATTGATCAGTGCAACATAGATATCGACACTCAGGAAGACTTGGAAAACTACGTTCACTACCTTAATCATATGGCGTCGCTTTGGTAA
- a CDS encoding AraC family transcriptional regulator, with the protein MEFVSALAKQVFEKVRGECVQTSDIEGLKLYASLEKVDLMPIVLQPSICFVLQAEKHVSTGKQAFVYSEDSYLINSVTRPVEASLLDVSEERPYVGFSLAIDQQMVGQLMMEMSPWQQETSSLPQRDFTQSTKMTPAIENVVARLLGLLDNPMDRDILAPSIFRELYYEVLKGPGGGLLRNCVSNHAGANRIAPVVHYIEQNFERNLAIEEIASVAGMSASTLHEHFKQVTTVSPMQYVKSLRLHKARSMLSSGYQVAEVCYEVGYSSPSQFSREFKRYFGFTPSEARSLVSTIE; encoded by the coding sequence ATGGAATTCGTCTCGGCACTTGCAAAGCAAGTGTTTGAAAAAGTAAGAGGTGAGTGCGTTCAAACGTCTGACATAGAGGGTTTGAAGTTGTACGCGAGCTTAGAAAAGGTTGATTTGATGCCGATAGTGCTCCAGCCTTCAATTTGTTTTGTGTTGCAAGCAGAAAAGCACGTCTCTACGGGAAAGCAAGCCTTTGTCTACAGTGAAGATTCCTACCTAATTAACTCTGTTACGCGGCCTGTAGAAGCAAGCCTTTTAGATGTTAGTGAAGAGAGGCCTTATGTGGGTTTCAGTCTGGCTATAGACCAGCAAATGGTCGGCCAATTGATGATGGAAATGTCGCCTTGGCAGCAGGAAACCTCTTCGCTACCGCAGCGCGACTTTACTCAGTCGACCAAAATGACTCCGGCAATTGAAAACGTGGTGGCTCGATTGTTGGGTTTGCTGGATAACCCAATGGATCGCGACATATTAGCGCCTTCAATATTTAGAGAACTTTACTACGAAGTGTTGAAAGGGCCTGGTGGTGGATTGCTACGAAATTGCGTGAGTAACCATGCGGGCGCCAACCGTATTGCGCCGGTTGTTCATTACATTGAGCAGAACTTTGAAAGAAATTTGGCGATTGAGGAGATTGCGAGCGTGGCGGGAATGAGCGCTTCGACGCTTCATGAGCATTTTAAGCAGGTTACGACAGTTTCGCCGATGCAGTATGTGAAATCACTCAGGCTGCATAAAGCCAGGTCTATGCTTTCTTCAGGGTATCAAGTAGCGGAGGTTTGCTATGAGGTGGGTTACAGTAGTCCGTCTCAATTCAGCCGCGAGTTTAAGCGCTATTTTGGGTTTACACCAAGCGAAGCACGTTCTTTGGTTTCAACCATCGAATAA
- a CDS encoding (2Fe-2S)-binding protein, with protein sequence MSVSVNINGQDLELDVPADTPLLWAIRDNLNLTGTKFGCGLAQCGACTVHMGGQPIRSCVTPVSAVAGQKITTIEGIESKASKAVQAAWEEIQVPQCGYCQSGQIMAASALLASNPSPTDADIDAAMNGNICRCATYVRIREAIKQAATELRQG encoded by the coding sequence ATGAGCGTATCCGTGAATATAAACGGACAGGACCTTGAGCTCGATGTACCTGCGGACACCCCATTACTCTGGGCCATTCGTGACAACCTCAACTTAACAGGCACTAAGTTCGGATGCGGTCTCGCACAATGTGGCGCCTGTACTGTTCATATGGGTGGTCAGCCCATTCGTTCTTGTGTCACCCCGGTATCTGCCGTTGCAGGGCAGAAAATCACCACCATTGAAGGCATTGAGTCAAAGGCTTCCAAAGCGGTTCAAGCCGCATGGGAAGAGATACAAGTCCCGCAATGTGGGTACTGCCAATCAGGCCAGATCATGGCTGCCAGCGCACTACTTGCCAGCAATCCATCCCCTACCGACGCAGACATTGATGCGGCCATGAACGGAAACATCTGCCGCTGTGCAACCTATGTCCGTATTCGTGAAGCAATCAAGCAAGCAGCCACTGAACTGAGACAGGGATAG